In a genomic window of Nostoc sp. UHCC 0870:
- a CDS encoding chromophore lyase CpcT/CpeT: MTHSTDIATLARWMAGDFSNQAQAFANPPFYAHIRVCMRPLPWDVLSGVALFLEQAYDFMLSQPYRLRVLKLYVVGDRIRLENYTVKQEENFYGASRNVERLQHLKSEHLEKMPGCDMIVEWTGNTFKGKVEPGKACIVVRKDQKSYLDNEFEVNDEIFLSLDRGRDLETDQLLWGSVAGPFQFVRSQSFADEVVINF; encoded by the coding sequence GTGACTCATTCTACAGATATTGCCACCTTAGCGCGTTGGATGGCTGGTGATTTTAGCAATCAAGCACAGGCTTTTGCAAATCCACCTTTTTATGCTCATATACGCGTGTGTATGCGTCCTCTGCCTTGGGATGTCTTATCGGGGGTAGCATTGTTTTTAGAACAGGCTTATGACTTTATGCTGAGTCAGCCTTATCGCTTGCGGGTGTTAAAGTTATATGTTGTAGGCGATCGCATCCGCTTGGAAAACTATACTGTCAAGCAAGAGGAAAATTTCTATGGTGCATCCCGCAATGTGGAACGCCTCCAGCATCTCAAAAGTGAACACTTAGAAAAAATGCCCGGCTGTGACATGATTGTGGAGTGGACGGGCAATACCTTCAAAGGTAAAGTCGAACCAGGTAAAGCCTGTATTGTGGTTCGCAAAGACCAAAAAAGTTATTTAGATAATGAATTTGAGGTGAACGACGAAATATTCTTGAGTCTTGATAGAGGACGGGATTTAGAAACCGATCAACTTCTTTGGGGTTCTGTTGCTGGGCCATTCCAATTCGTGCGATCGCAGAGTTTTGCTGATGAAGTCGTAATCAATTTCTGA
- a CDS encoding iron-siderophore ABC transporter substrate-binding protein, with product MNDSYIRIKSFTRWLRFSIVIFFTLLLAVACHRGGSLPVNYQSTNAACRQVEHAAGITCIPDKFERLVTLDDAENAIALGIKPLGAVISHFSSFWQDQLTGVKNIGTTGEPNLESILALKPDLIVGSDYQLDIYPITSKIAPTVLLKFEHSGQWKEVFKNTSVALGKKEVGQQVMADYYRRLADFKQKMGNKLSKIKVSVVRVYPSNINLYLLDSFCGTVLQDAGLSRPESQNFTASEAKKLFNNQIQMSIGNELIEQADGDVIFIWTAENDAKGNRTAQYKLEQLKSSPLWRNLKAVRENKVYLVPQYWIGSGMLAANAIIDDLFKYLIDTP from the coding sequence ATGAATGACAGTTATATCAGAATAAAAAGCTTTACTCGCTGGTTGCGATTTAGCATTGTAATATTTTTTACTCTACTCCTGGCTGTAGCTTGTCATCGTGGTGGTTCTCTACCTGTTAATTATCAAAGTACCAACGCTGCTTGTCGTCAGGTGGAACACGCTGCGGGAATTACCTGTATTCCAGACAAATTTGAGCGACTTGTGACTCTAGATGATGCTGAAAATGCGATCGCACTAGGAATTAAACCTCTTGGTGCTGTGATCTCCCATTTTTCATCATTTTGGCAAGATCAGCTAACAGGAGTAAAAAACATCGGGACAACTGGCGAACCTAATTTAGAAAGTATCCTTGCACTCAAACCAGATTTGATTGTGGGTTCTGACTATCAACTAGATATTTATCCTATTACTTCAAAAATTGCTCCAACCGTTTTGTTGAAATTTGAACACAGTGGTCAATGGAAAGAGGTATTTAAAAATACTAGTGTGGCGTTAGGAAAGAAAGAAGTCGGTCAACAAGTAATGGCAGATTATTACCGTCGTCTCGCAGATTTTAAGCAGAAAATGGGTAATAAGTTATCAAAAATCAAAGTTTCTGTAGTGCGAGTCTATCCTAGTAACATTAACCTTTATCTACTTGATTCTTTCTGCGGAACAGTTTTACAAGATGCCGGCTTATCTCGCCCAGAATCGCAAAATTTCACTGCATCAGAAGCAAAAAAGTTATTTAATAATCAGATTCAAATGTCCATCGGTAATGAATTAATCGAACAAGCTGATGGTGATGTGATATTTATTTGGACGGCTGAGAATGATGCCAAGGGTAATCGAACAGCACAATATAAATTAGAGCAACTTAAATCAAGTCCACTGTGGAGAAATTTAAAAGCTGTGCGAGAAAATAAAGTTTATCTAGTTCCACAATACTGGATTGGAAGTGGTATGTTAGCGGCAAATGCGATTATTGATGACTTATTTAAGTATCTAATTGACACACCTTGA
- the cpdA gene encoding 3',5'-cyclic-AMP phosphodiesterase, which translates to MNQASPISVAQVTDIHLLAAENHQLQGIHTTESFQAVIKRLQELRDELDLLLLTGNLSDDGTPQSYENLQYHLNLLKIPTYWLPGNHDCAIAMDKILNLGMLSRRKSFQRGGWNFILLDSSLPDNWHGYLSSTTLAWLESELQILGNNPTLVALHHPPFSVNSAWLDASKLKNPEDLFAVLDRYPQVKLVLFGHIHQEFQHQHHHVEYLGTPSTCFQFHSESPTFAINQDFPGFRLLKLYPDGTWENRVERVPYPSSLKSAATV; encoded by the coding sequence ATGAATCAAGCTTCTCCAATATCAGTGGCGCAAGTAACGGATATACATTTGTTGGCGGCTGAAAATCACCAACTCCAAGGGATACATACTACAGAATCTTTCCAAGCAGTGATAAAACGCTTGCAAGAACTACGCGATGAACTTGATTTACTGCTACTGACTGGAAATTTGTCTGATGATGGTACGCCTCAATCTTATGAAAATCTGCAATACCACCTGAATTTACTGAAGATACCAACTTATTGGCTACCAGGAAATCATGACTGTGCGATCGCAATGGATAAAATTTTAAATCTAGGAATGCTTTCTCGACGCAAGTCTTTTCAACGGGGTGGTTGGAATTTTATCTTGCTGGACTCTTCTTTACCTGATAATTGGCATGGTTATCTGTCGTCTACAACTTTAGCGTGGCTGGAATCTGAGTTACAAATTCTAGGCAATAACCCCACTTTGGTAGCATTACATCATCCTCCTTTTTCAGTCAACTCTGCTTGGTTAGATGCAAGTAAGCTGAAAAATCCTGAAGATTTATTTGCTGTCCTAGATCGCTATCCCCAAGTTAAGTTAGTCTTATTCGGTCACATTCACCAGGAGTTTCAACACCAGCATCATCACGTTGAATACCTAGGTACTCCCTCAACTTGCTTTCAATTCCATTCAGAAAGTCCCACTTTTGCCATTAATCAAGACTTCCCTGGATTCCGTCTGTTGAAACTGTACCCTGATGGCACATGGGAAAATAGAGTTGAGCGAGTTCCTTATCCTTCTTCACTCAAGTCAGCCGCAACAGTTTGA